One Pseudomonas sp. MH9.2 DNA segment encodes these proteins:
- a CDS encoding LPS O-antigen chain length determinant protein WzzB, producing MANTPATTQDADEIDLFELVVALWAQKLLIISVALVATLAAATYAFLSKPIYEARVYLQPPTLNGIADFNYGRTRDAELTPFTTKDVYEVFTRNLQSESLRRAFFNEVYLPSLPASVRNGSQDVLYANFLRTLTIGLPSKEQPDRYSVIVEGEDPAQAADWVKAFAARAGAAAEKEMISNVTREAEVRARNLSQQITTLQETQSRIRQDSITQLREALAVAEAIGLQNPPIVSGNISAEVSASMDGQLTYMRGSKALKAEIQNLESRKSDDPFTGNLRALQIKQSFYTDLQVSPDAVSVYRQDGPIEQPDRPIKPKKGLIILLGLVVGGMVGFMIALVRHFVLTRKGRV from the coding sequence ATGGCGAACACCCCGGCAACGACGCAGGACGCGGATGAGATCGACCTGTTTGAATTGGTTGTGGCGTTATGGGCTCAGAAGCTTCTGATAATCAGTGTCGCTTTGGTCGCAACCCTGGCAGCAGCAACGTATGCTTTTCTCAGTAAGCCTATTTATGAAGCGCGTGTTTATTTGCAGCCGCCAACCTTGAACGGCATCGCTGATTTCAACTACGGCCGAACCAGAGATGCAGAGCTCACGCCCTTTACGACCAAAGATGTGTACGAGGTATTCACCCGTAACTTACAGAGTGAATCATTGCGACGAGCCTTCTTCAATGAAGTTTATTTGCCTTCGCTACCAGCGTCCGTGCGTAACGGGTCGCAAGATGTGTTGTACGCCAATTTTTTAAGAACATTGACCATAGGTCTTCCGAGCAAAGAGCAGCCAGATCGTTATTCCGTTATCGTTGAAGGCGAGGATCCTGCCCAAGCCGCCGATTGGGTGAAGGCTTTTGCAGCCAGAGCGGGTGCCGCAGCGGAAAAAGAAATGATCAGCAACGTTACCCGTGAAGCCGAAGTGCGGGCGCGTAACCTTAGCCAGCAGATCACTACCTTACAAGAAACACAAAGCCGAATTCGTCAGGACTCCATCACCCAGCTGCGTGAGGCGTTGGCGGTGGCTGAGGCCATTGGCCTGCAAAATCCACCCATCGTTTCTGGCAATATTTCAGCGGAAGTCTCTGCCAGCATGGACGGGCAGTTGACATATATGCGTGGCAGCAAAGCGCTGAAAGCAGAAATTCAGAACCTCGAAAGTCGTAAATCTGACGATCCTTTCACGGGGAACTTAAGAGCACTGCAAATCAAGCAAAGTTTTTACACAGATTTACAGGTAAGCCCAGACGCCGTCTCTGTCTATCGCCAGGATGGTCCCATTGAGCAGCCTGATCGTCCCATCAAACCCAAAAAAGGCCTCATCATACTGCTAGGGCTGGTCGTGGGTGGCATGGTGGGTTTCATGATCGCGCTGGTTCGCCATTTCGTACTGACCAGGAAAGGTAGGGTTTGA
- a CDS encoding LapA family protein, with product MRNFKRVMLVVIILLIVLATVVFVLENQQPVSLVFLGWSAPELSVAVPVIVALLIGMMIGPLLGWIVSFRRKQKPPRLV from the coding sequence ATGCGGAACTTCAAGCGCGTAATGTTGGTCGTAATCATCCTGCTGATCGTTTTGGCGACGGTAGTGTTCGTGCTGGAAAATCAGCAACCCGTTTCTCTGGTCTTTCTCGGCTGGTCAGCGCCAGAGCTGTCGGTGGCTGTCCCTGTGATTGTAGCCTTGCTGATCGGGATGATGATCGGCCCGCTGCTTGGCTGGATTGTGAGCTTCCGGAGAAAACAAAAACCGCCTCGATTGGTTTGA
- the ihfB gene encoding integration host factor subunit beta: MTKSELIDRIVTHQGLLSSKDVELAIKTMLEQMSQCLATGDRIEIRGFGSFSLHYRSPRVGRNPKTGQSVSLDGKFVPHFKPGKELRDRVNEDEEEGV, from the coding sequence ATGACGAAGTCGGAGTTGATCGATCGAATTGTTACCCATCAAGGGCTGCTCTCATCCAAGGATGTCGAGCTGGCTATCAAGACCATGCTTGAGCAAATGTCTCAATGCCTCGCTACCGGTGATCGCATCGAGATTCGGGGCTTTGGCAGCTTTTCTCTGCACTACCGCTCACCGCGCGTAGGACGCAACCCAAAAACCGGCCAATCCGTGAGCCTGGACGGCAAATTCGTCCCTCACTTCAAACCGGGCAAAGAATTGCGTGATCGAGTCAACGAAGACGAAGAAGAGGGCGTCTAA
- a CDS encoding IS3 family transposase: MYSYEDRIRAVKLYIKLGKRTGATIRQLGYPTKNSLKSWHAEYERCLDLPRGYENSKSKYSLAQREKAVGHYLEYGRNIAATIKALGYPARDSLRAWIYEMHPELHTRVVGRSDGLARPPAVKQAAVIALCTRKESAKALAQKLGVCRPTLYNWKNQLLGPEVSPSMKCRLEPSSSPEREELQRQLESLQLDVRRLQLEHDLLMRANELIKKETGINRQVLTNREKTLLADALRQTYSLSELLEALGLARSSYFYHRARMQVAEKYTEVRRAMADIFERNHRCYGYRRMRASLSRQRVRLSEKVVQRLMKQECLVVAKPKRRRYASYLGEISPAPENLLNRDFTALAPNEKWLTDISEFQIPAGKVYLSPMIDCFDGKVISWSIGTRPDAELVNTMLDAAIETVASNDKRPVVHSDRGAHYRWPGWLSRIADAKLIRSMSRKGCSPDNAACEGFFGRLKTELFYPRNWQSTSIEQFIQALDSYIRWYNEKRIKISLGALSPIEYRESLGFAA, translated from the coding sequence ATGTATTCATACGAAGACCGTATCCGAGCGGTCAAGCTCTACATCAAACTGGGCAAGCGAACCGGGGCAACTATTCGTCAGTTGGGCTACCCGACGAAGAACTCTTTGAAGAGCTGGCACGCAGAGTATGAGCGATGCCTCGACCTGCCGCGTGGCTACGAGAACTCGAAGTCGAAGTACTCACTGGCCCAAAGGGAAAAGGCTGTCGGGCACTATCTCGAATACGGTCGCAACATCGCCGCTACCATCAAGGCGTTAGGCTACCCCGCGCGGGATTCGTTGCGTGCCTGGATTTACGAAATGCACCCCGAGTTGCATACGCGTGTTGTCGGTCGATCAGACGGGTTAGCCCGGCCGCCAGCGGTGAAGCAGGCAGCGGTCATCGCGCTGTGCACGCGAAAAGAAAGTGCGAAAGCCCTGGCTCAAAAGCTGGGCGTGTGCAGGCCGACCTTGTACAACTGGAAAAACCAGCTACTCGGCCCAGAGGTATCCCCATCCATGAAGTGTCGACTTGAACCCTCATCGTCACCGGAACGAGAGGAGTTGCAGCGGCAACTCGAATCTCTCCAGCTCGATGTTCGCCGTTTGCAGCTTGAACATGACCTGTTGATGAGGGCGAATGAACTCATAAAAAAAGAGACGGGCATCAACCGGCAAGTCCTGACCAATCGGGAGAAGACATTGCTGGCTGATGCCCTGAGGCAGACATACTCCTTGTCAGAGCTGCTTGAAGCACTGGGCTTGGCCCGAAGCTCCTATTTCTATCATCGAGCCCGAATGCAGGTCGCGGAAAAGTACACCGAAGTGCGTCGTGCCATGGCGGACATATTCGAGCGCAATCATCGTTGCTATGGCTACCGTCGGATGCGAGCTTCGTTAAGCAGGCAGCGTGTGCGCCTTTCAGAGAAGGTGGTGCAGCGCTTGATGAAGCAGGAGTGCCTAGTCGTCGCCAAGCCGAAACGGCGTCGATATGCTTCCTACCTCGGGGAGATCAGTCCGGCGCCGGAAAACCTCCTCAACCGCGACTTCACGGCTCTAGCTCCGAATGAGAAATGGCTGACCGACATCTCGGAGTTCCAGATCCCGGCCGGTAAGGTGTACCTGTCCCCCATGATCGACTGCTTCGATGGAAAGGTCATCAGTTGGTCGATCGGCACGCGTCCCGACGCCGAGCTTGTGAACACGATGCTGGATGCCGCTATCGAAACGGTGGCCAGCAACGATAAACGGCCTGTTGTTCACTCCGATCGTGGCGCTCACTACCGCTGGCCCGGCTGGTTATCGCGCATCGCTGATGCGAAGCTGATTCGTTCGATGTCGCGCAAAGGCTGCTCACCAGACAACGCGGCTTGTGAAGGTTTCTTCGGCCGACTGAAAACGGAACTGTTCTATCCTCGCAACTGGCAGTCAACGAGCATCGAGCAGTTCATTCAGGCCTTGGATTCATACATTCGCTGGTACAACGAAAAACGTATAAAGATTTCCCTCGGCGCGCTCAGTCCCATTGAGTATCGTGAAAGCCTGGGCTTCGCGGCATAA
- the rpsA gene encoding 30S ribosomal protein S1 yields MSESFAELFEESLKTLNLQAGSIITAIIVDIDYQAGWVTVHAGLKSEGLIPLEQFHNDAGELTIKIGDEVHVALDAVEDGFGETKLSREKAKRAECWIVLEAAFAAEEVVKGVINGKVKGGFTVDVNGIRAFLPGSLVDVRPVRDTTHLEGKELEFKVIKLDQKRNNVVVSRRSVLEAENSAEREALLESLQEGQQVKGIVKNLTDYGAFVDLGGVDGLLHITDMAWKRIKHPSEIVNVGDEIDVKVLKYDRERNRVSLGLKQLGEDPWVAIKARYPEGTRVTARVTNLTDYGCFAELEEGVEGLVHVSEMDWTNKNIHPSKVVQVGDEVEVMVLDIDEERRRISLGIKQCKSNPWEDFSGQFNKGDKISGTIKSITDFGIFIGLDGGIDGLVHLSDISWNEVGEEAVRRFKKGDELDTVILSVDPERERISLGIKQLESDPFSEYVMVNDKGAIVRGIVKEVDAKGAIITLGDDIEATLKASEISRDRVEDARNVLKEGEEVEAKIISVDRKSRVIQLSIKSKDVEDEKEAIQSLRAKPETAESTGPTTIGDLLRAQMEKQN; encoded by the coding sequence ATGAGCGAAAGCTTTGCAGAACTTTTTGAAGAAAGCCTAAAGACCCTCAACCTTCAGGCCGGTTCGATCATCACCGCGATCATCGTTGATATCGATTACCAGGCTGGATGGGTTACGGTTCACGCCGGTCTGAAATCTGAAGGCCTCATCCCGCTGGAGCAGTTCCACAACGACGCTGGCGAGCTGACCATCAAGATCGGCGACGAAGTGCACGTTGCACTGGACGCGGTCGAAGATGGCTTTGGCGAAACCAAGCTGTCCCGCGAAAAAGCCAAGCGTGCTGAGTGCTGGATTGTTCTGGAAGCGGCTTTCGCAGCTGAAGAAGTGGTCAAGGGCGTTATCAACGGTAAGGTTAAAGGCGGCTTCACTGTCGACGTTAACGGCATCCGTGCGTTCCTGCCTGGTTCTCTGGTTGATGTCCGCCCAGTGCGTGACACGACTCACCTGGAAGGCAAAGAGCTCGAATTCAAGGTCATCAAACTCGACCAGAAACGCAACAACGTTGTCGTTTCCCGCCGTAGCGTCCTTGAAGCCGAGAACAGCGCTGAGCGCGAAGCTCTGCTGGAATCCTTGCAAGAAGGTCAGCAAGTCAAAGGTATCGTCAAAAACCTCACCGATTACGGCGCATTCGTCGATCTGGGTGGCGTCGATGGCCTGCTGCACATTACCGACATGGCTTGGAAACGCATCAAGCATCCATCGGAAATCGTCAACGTTGGCGATGAGATCGATGTAAAAGTCCTGAAGTACGATCGCGAACGCAATCGTGTTTCCTTGGGTCTGAAGCAGTTGGGCGAAGATCCATGGGTCGCTATCAAAGCTCGCTACCCAGAAGGCACTCGCGTAACAGCCCGTGTTACCAACCTGACCGACTACGGCTGCTTCGCTGAGCTGGAAGAAGGCGTTGAAGGCTTGGTACACGTTTCCGAAATGGACTGGACCAACAAAAACATCCACCCTTCGAAAGTCGTACAAGTTGGCGACGAAGTGGAAGTTATGGTTCTGGACATCGACGAAGAGCGTCGTCGTATCTCCCTCGGTATCAAACAGTGCAAATCTAACCCATGGGAAGATTTCTCTGGCCAGTTCAACAAGGGCGATAAAATCTCCGGCACCATCAAGTCGATCACCGATTTCGGTATCTTCATTGGTCTGGACGGCGGCATCGACGGCCTGGTTCACCTGTCCGACATCTCCTGGAACGAAGTTGGCGAAGAAGCCGTACGTCGCTTCAAGAAGGGCGATGAGCTCGACACCGTGATCCTGTCTGTTGATCCAGAGCGTGAACGCATCTCCCTGGGCATCAAACAGCTGGAAAGCGATCCGTTCTCCGAGTACGTGATGGTCAACGACAAAGGCGCTATCGTTCGCGGTATCGTTAAAGAAGTTGACGCCAAAGGCGCCATCATCACTCTGGGCGACGACATCGAAGCTACTCTGAAAGCCTCCGAAATCAGCCGTGACCGCGTTGAAGACGCGCGTAACGTTCTGAAAGAAGGCGAAGAAGTTGAAGCCAAGATCATCAGCGTTGATCGCAAGAGCCGCGTAATCCAATTGTCCATCAAGTCGAAAGACGTTGAAGACGAGAAAGAAGCTATCCAAAGCCTGCGCGCCAAGCCAGAAACTGCGGAAAGCACAGGTCCTACCACCATCGGTGACCTGCTTCGCGCACAAATGGAAAAACAGAACTAA
- the cmk gene encoding (d)CMP kinase, giving the protein MRVRAPVITIDGPSGSGKGTVAGRLAKHLGWCLLDSGALYRLLAFSARNHGVDLTNEEALKLLAAHLDVQFNVGTDDHGQRITLEGEDVTHAIRNEQIGNGASQVASLPAVRDALLQRQRAFQEPPGLVADGRDMGTVVFPDAPLKIFLTASAEERARRRYLQLKAKGDDVSLSSLLDEICARDERDTQRAVAPLKPAHDAIQLDSTELSIEQVLERILSEIALRDLAG; this is encoded by the coding sequence ATGAGAGTTCGAGCGCCAGTCATCACCATCGATGGACCTAGCGGTTCAGGCAAGGGCACCGTTGCTGGCCGGTTGGCCAAGCATCTGGGTTGGTGTCTGCTGGATTCCGGAGCGCTCTATCGTTTGCTGGCGTTCTCCGCGCGTAACCACGGCGTCGACCTGACGAATGAAGAGGCCCTGAAGCTGCTGGCCGCTCATCTGGATGTGCAGTTCAACGTCGGCACCGATGATCACGGGCAGCGGATTACTCTGGAAGGCGAAGATGTCACCCACGCCATCCGCAACGAACAGATCGGCAATGGCGCCTCGCAAGTGGCTTCACTGCCCGCGGTGCGCGATGCCTTGCTCCAGCGCCAGCGCGCGTTTCAGGAGCCGCCGGGCCTGGTAGCCGATGGTCGCGACATGGGCACTGTGGTGTTCCCGGATGCGCCGCTGAAGATTTTTCTGACCGCCAGCGCCGAGGAACGTGCACGTCGCCGTTACTTGCAGTTGAAGGCAAAAGGCGATGATGTTAGTCTGTCGAGTCTGCTAGATGAGATATGTGCACGCGATGAGCGTGACACCCAGCGAGCGGTAGCCCCGCTCAAGCCGGCGCATGACGCCATACAGCTGGATTCCACTGAATTATCCATCGAGCAGGTGCTGGAACGCATTTTGAGTGAAATCGCACTTCGCGATCTCGCCGGATGA
- a CDS encoding bifunctional prephenate dehydrogenase/3-phosphoshikimate 1-carboxyvinyltransferase has translation MIGRLVVIGLGLIGGSFAKGLRESGLCREVVGVDLNPRSRQLAVEQGVVDRCEEDIAAACRGADVIQLAVPILAMEKLLTLLATLDLGNAVLTDVGSAKGNVVRAARLAFGGLPARFVPGHPIAGSEQSGVEASNAQLFRRHKVILTPLAETDPAALALIDRLWSELGADVEHMQVERHDEVLAATSHLPHLLAFALVDSLAKRNENLDIFRYAAGGFRDFTRIAGSDPVMWHDIFLANREAVLRTLDTFRTDLDALRDAVDAGDGLQLLGVFTRARVAREHFSKILARRAYVDAMNTNDLIFLANPGGRVCGRIRVPGDKSISHRSIMLGSLAEGTTEVEGFLEGEDALATLQAFRDMGVVIEGPQNGRVTIHGVGLHGLKAAPGPIYLGNSGTSMRLLSGLLAAQSFDSTLTGDASLSKRPMNRVANPLREMGAVIETAAEGRPPMIIRGGHRLTGLTYTLPMASAQVKSCLLLAGLYADGKTSITEPAPTRDHTERMLRGFGYPVSVQNSTASVESGHKLTATHIEVPADISSAAFFLVAASIAEGSDLLLEHVGINPTRTGVIDILRLMGADITLENQREVGGEPVADLRVRAAKLKGIEIPEELVPLAIDEFPVLFVAAACAEGRTVLRGAEELRVKESDRIQVMADGLLALGVKVEPTPDGIIIDGGLIGGGEVHGHGDHRIAMAFSVASLRASAPIRIHDCANVATSFPNFLALCAQVGMRVAEEAQS, from the coding sequence ATGATCGGGCGCCTGGTGGTGATCGGCCTCGGCTTGATCGGTGGTTCGTTCGCCAAAGGCCTGCGTGAAAGTGGCCTGTGCCGGGAAGTGGTGGGTGTCGATCTGAATCCGCGCTCGCGCCAGCTGGCGGTAGAGCAGGGCGTGGTCGACCGGTGCGAGGAAGATATCGCTGCCGCCTGTCGCGGCGCTGACGTTATCCAGCTCGCTGTGCCTATTCTGGCAATGGAAAAGTTACTGACGTTGTTGGCGACCCTTGATCTTGGCAATGCTGTGCTGACCGATGTCGGCAGCGCCAAGGGCAACGTGGTGCGCGCTGCGCGTCTGGCGTTTGGCGGTTTGCCCGCGCGTTTCGTGCCGGGGCATCCAATTGCCGGGTCCGAGCAGAGCGGGGTGGAAGCCTCCAACGCCCAGCTGTTCCGTCGGCATAAAGTGATTTTGACACCGCTGGCCGAAACCGATCCGGCAGCGTTGGCCCTGATTGACCGTTTATGGTCTGAGCTGGGCGCGGATGTCGAGCATATGCAGGTCGAACGCCACGATGAAGTGTTGGCGGCGACCAGTCATTTGCCGCATCTGCTGGCGTTTGCCCTGGTGGACTCACTGGCTAAGCGCAACGAGAATCTGGACATCTTTAGATACGCAGCGGGCGGTTTCCGCGATTTCACAAGGATCGCGGGCAGTGACCCGGTGATGTGGCACGACATTTTTCTCGCTAATCGCGAGGCGGTGTTACGCACATTGGATACATTTCGCACAGACCTCGACGCCTTGCGCGACGCGGTCGATGCAGGGGATGGGCTTCAATTACTGGGCGTATTCACTCGCGCCCGTGTTGCTCGCGAGCATTTCAGTAAAATCCTTGCCCGCCGGGCTTATGTGGACGCTATGAACACCAACGACCTGATTTTCCTGGCTAATCCTGGTGGACGCGTTTGCGGACGTATCCGCGTTCCAGGCGACAAATCGATTTCCCACCGCTCGATCATGCTCGGCTCGCTGGCCGAAGGCACGACCGAAGTCGAGGGCTTCCTCGAAGGTGAAGACGCGCTGGCAACCTTGCAGGCGTTCCGTGACATGGGTGTTGTGATCGAAGGGCCGCAAAATGGCCGCGTGACCATCCATGGTGTTGGCCTGCATGGCTTGAAAGCCGCGCCGGGCCCTATCTATCTGGGCAACTCCGGCACTTCGATGCGCCTGCTTTCCGGTTTGCTGGCCGCGCAGAGCTTCGACAGCACCTTGACCGGCGATGCCTCGCTGTCCAAGCGGCCGATGAACCGCGTCGCCAATCCATTGCGTGAAATGGGCGCCGTGATCGAGACCGCCGCTGAAGGTCGTCCACCGATGATCATTCGCGGCGGCCATCGTCTGACCGGCCTGACCTACACCTTGCCAATGGCCAGCGCACAGGTGAAATCCTGCCTGCTGCTGGCTGGCCTGTATGCCGATGGCAAGACCAGCATCACCGAACCTGCACCGACGCGTGACCATACCGAACGCATGCTGCGCGGCTTTGGCTACCCGGTCAGCGTTCAGAACAGCACCGCTTCCGTAGAGTCGGGTCACAAGCTCACCGCGACCCACATTGAAGTGCCTGCTGATATCTCCTCGGCAGCCTTCTTTCTGGTCGCCGCGTCTATTGCTGAAGGCTCTGACCTGTTGCTTGAGCACGTTGGCATCAACCCGACGCGTACCGGCGTCATTGATATTCTGCGTCTGATGGGCGCCGACATCACCCTGGAAAACCAGCGCGAAGTCGGCGGCGAACCCGTGGCAGATCTGCGTGTACGCGCGGCCAAACTCAAGGGCATCGAAATCCCTGAAGAGCTGGTCCCGCTGGCAATCGACGAATTTCCGGTACTGTTCGTGGCGGCAGCCTGTGCAGAAGGGCGCACCGTCCTGCGCGGCGCCGAAGAGCTGCGGGTCAAGGAGTCCGACCGTATCCAGGTCATGGCCGACGGCTTGCTGGCGCTGGGCGTCAAAGTCGAGCCGACCCCGGACGGCATCATTATCGATGGCGGCCTGATCGGCGGCGGCGAAGTTCACGGTCACGGCGACCACCGGATTGCCATGGCTTTCAGCGTGGCCTCCCTGCGCGCATCGGCACCGATCCGCATCCATGATTGCGCCAACGTCGCGACCTCATTCCCCAACTTCCTCGCGCTCTGCGCTCAAGTCGGCATGCGTGTAGCAGAAGAGGCGCAGTCATGA
- the hisC gene encoding histidinol-phosphate transaminase, which translates to MSVDFLALAQPGVQKLSPYVPGKPVDELARELDIDPARIIKLASNENPLGSSPKALAAIRDELAELTRYPDGNGFNLKARLAERCGVQANQVTLGNGSNDILELVARAYLAPGLNAVFSEHAFAIYPIVTQAVGADARVAPAKDWGHDLPAMLAAIDSNTRVVFIANPNNPTGTWFGPSALADFLAAVPENVLVVLDEAYIEYAEGAELPNGLNYLADYPNLLVSRTFSKAYGLASLRVGYGVSSPVVADVLNRVRQPFNVNSLALAAACAALDDVEYVAQSRRANEAGMQQLEQGLRVLGLSWIPSKANFLAIDLGREGASVYQGLLREGVIVRPVGGYGMPNHLRVSIGLPGENARFLEALAKVLARG; encoded by the coding sequence ATGAGCGTCGACTTCCTCGCCCTGGCACAGCCGGGCGTGCAAAAACTTTCGCCTTACGTCCCGGGCAAACCCGTGGACGAACTGGCGCGCGAACTGGACATCGATCCGGCCCGGATCATCAAGCTGGCCAGTAACGAAAACCCGCTGGGTTCCAGCCCTAAGGCCTTGGCCGCGATTCGCGACGAACTCGCCGAGTTGACCCGCTACCCGGACGGTAATGGTTTCAATCTCAAGGCGCGTCTTGCAGAGCGCTGCGGTGTGCAAGCCAATCAAGTCACCTTGGGTAATGGCTCCAACGACATTCTGGAGTTGGTCGCTCGTGCGTATCTGGCGCCGGGCCTGAATGCGGTGTTCAGTGAGCATGCGTTCGCCATCTATCCTATTGTCACTCAGGCTGTTGGCGCCGACGCTCGCGTTGCGCCCGCCAAAGACTGGGGTCATGACCTGCCGGCAATGCTCGCGGCTATCGATAGCAACACCCGCGTCGTGTTTATCGCCAACCCGAACAACCCGACCGGGACCTGGTTCGGTCCGAGTGCCTTGGCTGACTTCCTCGCCGCCGTGCCGGAAAACGTGTTGGTGGTGCTGGACGAGGCTTACATCGAATACGCCGAAGGCGCGGAACTGCCAAATGGCCTGAACTACCTGGCGGATTACCCAAACCTGCTGGTATCGCGCACCTTCTCCAAGGCCTATGGCCTGGCATCGCTGCGCGTCGGTTATGGCGTGTCTTCGCCGGTTGTTGCTGATGTGCTGAACCGTGTACGTCAGCCGTTCAACGTCAACAGTCTTGCGCTGGCGGCGGCTTGTGCTGCGCTGGATGACGTCGAGTACGTGGCCCAAAGTCGCCGTGCGAACGAAGCCGGGATGCAACAGCTTGAACAAGGTCTGCGTGTGTTGGGCCTGAGCTGGATTCCGTCCAAGGCCAACTTCCTTGCCATTGATCTCGGTCGCGAAGGTGCGTCGGTCTATCAAGGCCTGCTCCGTGAAGGCGTGATCGTGCGCCCGGTCGGGGGGTATGGGATGCCAAACCACCTGCGGGTCAGCATCGGTCTGCCGGGCGAAAACGCGCGCTTCCTTGAGGCTTTGGCCAAGGTTCTGGCACGTGGTTGA
- the pheA gene encoding prephenate dehydratase, giving the protein MSEQELKALRIRIDSLDEKVLELISERARCAQEVARVKMATLTEGEVPVFYRPEREAQVLKRVMDRNKGPLGNEEMARLFREIMSSCLALEQPLKVAYLGPEGTFTQAAAMKHFGHAVISLPMGAIDEVFREVAAGAVNFGVVPVENSTEGAVNHTLDSFLEHDMVICGEVELRIHHHLLVGENTKTDSISRIYSHAQSLAQCRKWLDAHYPNVERIAVASNAEAAKRVKGEWNSAAIAGDMAAGLYGLTRIAEKIEDRPDNATRFLIIGSQEVPPTGDDKTSIIVSMSNKPGALHELLVPFHENGIDLTRIETRPSRSGKWTYVFFIDFVGHHRDPLIKAVLEQISQEAVALKVLGSYPKAVL; this is encoded by the coding sequence ATGTCTGAGCAAGAACTCAAGGCGCTGCGCATCCGCATTGACAGCCTGGACGAGAAAGTCCTGGAGTTGATCAGTGAGCGTGCGCGCTGTGCGCAAGAAGTTGCGCGGGTGAAAATGGCCACGCTCACTGAAGGCGAAGTGCCAGTGTTCTACCGTCCAGAACGCGAAGCCCAAGTGCTCAAGCGTGTCATGGATCGCAACAAGGGGCCGTTGGGCAACGAGGAAATGGCGCGCTTGTTCCGCGAAATCATGTCCTCGTGCCTGGCGCTGGAGCAGCCGCTGAAAGTGGCTTACCTCGGTCCTGAAGGCACCTTCACCCAAGCTGCAGCCATGAAGCACTTTGGTCACGCTGTCATCAGCTTGCCGATGGGTGCCATTGATGAAGTGTTCCGTGAAGTCGCAGCCGGCGCGGTGAATTTTGGCGTGGTCCCGGTGGAAAATTCCACCGAAGGCGCGGTCAACCACACCCTCGACAGCTTTCTCGAACACGACATGGTCATCTGTGGCGAAGTCGAATTGCGTATTCACCACCATTTATTGGTCGGTGAAAATACCAAGACCGACAGCATCAGCCGCATCTACTCCCACGCCCAGTCGCTGGCCCAGTGCCGCAAGTGGCTGGACGCGCATTACCCGAATGTCGAGCGCATCGCCGTTGCCAGCAACGCCGAAGCGGCCAAGCGGGTCAAGGGTGAGTGGAACTCGGCGGCCATCGCCGGCGATATGGCGGCAGGGCTGTACGGCCTGACCCGTATCGCAGAAAAAATCGAAGATCGCCCGGATAACGCCACGCGTTTCCTGATCATCGGCAGTCAAGAAGTCCCGCCGACTGGCGACGACAAGACCTCGATCATCGTGTCGATGAGCAACAAACCAGGCGCGCTGCATGAATTGCTGGTGCCCTTCCATGAGAACGGAATCGACCTGACCCGTATCGAAACCCGACCTTCACGCAGCGGTAAATGGACCTACGTGTTCTTTATCGACTTCGTCGGCCATCACCGTGATCCATTGATCAAGGCCGTGTTGGAACAGATCAGTCAGGAAGCGGTGGCACTCAAGGTGCTGGGTTCCTACCCGAAAGCGGTTCTCTAA